From one Brachypodium distachyon strain Bd21 chromosome 4, Brachypodium_distachyon_v3.0, whole genome shotgun sequence genomic stretch:
- the LOC100822800 gene encoding auxin-responsive protein SAUR36 — MIHPKRFTQLLRKWQRVRMISRDDEACCTTSQVADKGHCTVYTADGRRFEVPLAYLGTTVFGELLRMSREEFGFTCDGRITLPLDAVAMEYVMCLLRRNASEEVERAFLSSVVRSCHYSSSIMPSVSLRRQLAVCSS, encoded by the coding sequence ATGATCCATCCCAAGAGGTTTACTCAGTTGCTGAGGAAGTGGCAAAGAGTCAGGATGATCTCCAGAGACGACGAAGCCTGCTGCACGACATCGCAGGTCGCAGACAAGGGCCACTGCACTGTTTACACGGCGGATGGGAGGCGGTTCGAGGTCCCGTTGGCTTACCTCGGCACGACAGTCTTCGGTGAGCTACTAAGGATGTCCCGGGAGGAGTTTGGGTTCACATGCGACGGCAGGATCACACTGCCCTTAGATGCAGTTGCAATGGAGTATGTCATGTGCTTGCTCAGAAGAAACGCCTCTGAGGAAGTAGAGAGGGCGTTCCTGAGCTCTGTAGTAAGGTCTTGCCATTATTCGAGCTCTATTATGCCATCCGTGTCACTGCGCCGGCAGCTTGCAGTTTGTAGCTCCTGA